CATGGCGTACGGCGTCACGTCGACGACGCTCCTCCTCGCCATCGGCACGAACCCGGCGGCCGCCTCGGCGACCGTCCACCTCGCCGAGATCGGGACGACGCTCGTCTCCGGCGCCGCGCACTGGAAGTTCGGCAACGTCGACTGGAAGGTCGTCGCGAAGATCGGCATCCCGGGAGCGATCGGCGCGTTCGCGGGTGCGACGTTCCTCTCCAGCCTCTCCACCGAGGCCGCCGCACCGCTGATGTCGATGATCCTGCTGGCTCTCGGCATCTACATCCTGGTGCGCTTCACCGCTTCCGGCCTGCCCAAGGGCAACCTCGGCAAGCCGCTCCGCAAGAGGTTCCTCGCGCCGCTCGGGCTGGTCGCGGGCTTCGTCGACTCCACCGGCGGCGGCGGGTGGGGGCCGGTCGGCACACCCGCCATCCTCGCGAGCGGCCGCCTCGAGCCTCGCAAGACGATCGGCTCGATCGACACCAGCGAGTTCCTGGTCGCGGTCGCCGCCAGTCTCGGCTTCCTCGTCGGCATCGGCTCGCAGGGCGTGAACTACACCTGGGCGCTCGCGCTCCTGATCGGCGGGATGATCGCTGCGCCGATCGCGGCCTGGCTCGTCCGGCACATCCCACCGCGGGTTCTCGGATCGCTCGTCGGTGGTCTCATCATCATCACGAACGTCCGCACCCTGCTCAAGAGCGACTGGCTCGGTGCCTCCGGAGACGTGCGGTCCCTCGTGTACGTCGCACTCGCCGCGCTCTGGATCGCCGCGGTCGCCTACTCGGTCGGCCAGTACCGCAAGGAGCGCGACGAGGAGCTTCGCGAGGCCGCCGAGACGCCGGCCGACGAGCCCACCGAGGATGCGGCCGCCGCCGTCTGACGGTCCGGCGTCACAGCTCCTGCATCGCTCGGAAGTAGCGGTCGGTCATCCAGCCCTGGACCACGCGCGCCAGCCCGGGGGCCAGCCTGGTGAACCAGCGGCCCTGCCTGGAGAACGCGGCGATCCGCAGGGTCACGCGCCCGTTCGCATCGATCGCCACCTCGAACCGCTCCTCACCGGACTCGGGATGGCCTTCGAGCGTGCCGTAGGCGAAGCCGCGCCGCGAGGGTTCGTCGACCAGGTCGACGACCCGGCACGGCGCGACGAACCGCAACGGGCCGAGCCGCAGACGCTGGACGATCACCGTCCCGAGCTCGACCGGGACGGCGGACGCGACGACCTCGTTGCCGGTCCCCCGATGCATCGCGAGATCCATCAGCCGGCCGGCGGCCGCGTCGAACAGCGTCGCCCCGACGCCGACCACTCGCGTCTCGTCCACCCGGTGGTAGCCCGGCGTCAGCCTGGCGGTGGGGCTGGCGTCGGCCGTCGCGCCGATCTCGGCGTACGAGAGGTCGCGGTCGGCCCAGCAGCTCACGTCGAGCGGTCGCCGTCGCATCACTGCGCTCCGTCGACCGCGTCTGCCACCACCGACCGAAGCCGCTCGGCCACCGCGTCCAGCGGCTCGGTCGAGCGCTGGCTCCGCGCGACCACGACGGCCCCCTCGGCGCCCGCGATGATCGTCCAGGCGAGCGCCCTCGACTCCTCCGCGTCGACGCCGTCTCCCTCGAGCCGGCCGGCGATCAGGCCGTGCCAGCGCGCGAACGCCTGACTGGCCACCGACTCGCCCGACTCCCCCAGCTCCGGCGCCTCGGTCGCGACGGCCAGAACCGGGCAGCTCGCATGGAAGTCCGTCGACTTCAGGAGTCGTCGCCAGCTCTCGACGAACGCGTCGAACGCATCGAGAGCACTCGTGCTTCGGGTGAGCAGCGTCTCGATCCGGCCGGAGGTCCACTCGACCGCCTCCGTGACGAGCTGCTCCTTGCCGCCGGGAAAGTAGTGGTACGTGGACCCGAGCGGCGCTCCGGTGTGCTTGGCGAGCTCGCGGACGCTCGTCGCGCCGACGCCGCGCTGGCCGATCATCGACGCTGCGCCGGCGACCATGGTCGAACGTGCATCACCCATGCGACGGATCCTACCCCTTGACTAGAACGACTGTCATAGAACAGACTCCCTGATTATGACGATCGTTCTAGACGAGCTCGAGATCCCGACGTCGGACGGACGCACGCTCGGTGGGTGCTGGTTCGAACCCGAGGGGCGGCCTCGTGGCGTCGTCGTCCTCGCCCCGGCGATGGCGACCGAGGCGACCTACTACCGCCACCTGGCAGCCTGGCTACGCGATCGAGGCATCGCGGTGCTGCTGTTCGACTACACCGGCTACGGCTGGTCGTCGTCCGGTTCGCTCTCCGACGTCGACGCGGACGCCATGCGCTGGATGCTCGATGCGCGCGACGCCGCGTCGTACGCGCTGGAGCGCGCCGACGGACTGCCGACGACCTGGGTGGGCCACAGCCTCGGTGGTCAGGCTCTCGGGCTCGTCCCGCACGAGCGGTTCTCCGGCGCAGTCCTCGTCTCGTCGGGCACCGGCACGTGGCGCTTCAACGCACCCCGAGTCCGCTGGCAGGCGCCGTTCCTGTGGAAGGCGCTCGCCCCTGCAGCCATCGCCGTGGCCGGTTACTTCCCTGGCAAGCGGATCGGCGTCCTCGGCGACCTTCCTCCCCAGGTGATGCGGCAGTGGGGCCGCTGGTGCATGAACCGCGACTACCTCTGGACGGAGTTCCCCGAGCTGACGACGGCGTACGAGGAGGTCTCCACACCGACCGTGTCGTTGTCGTTCACCGACGACGAGCTGCTCGGTGAGCGCAGCTTCCGCGACCTCGCCGAGCGCCTCCCAAACGCTGTCGTCGAGGTCGTCCGCGTCGATCCGGGCGACCACGGCCTGTCCTCGATCGGTCATCACGGGTTCTTCCGCAAGGAGCGCGCCGACCTGTGGGAGTCGCTGCTGCTCCCCCACCTGGCGACACGTCCGTCCTGAGAGTCGCGTCCGCGACGACCCGCGTGGTGTGATGGCGCCCATGGCGCTCATCCACCGAGCAGAGCTCGTACCGGGCAAGCTTGACATCCTCAGCACCTGGCTGCCTTCGCAGGCCTGGTTCCCTGGCGGTGCTGACGGCGAGCTGGAGCGGGTAGGTGCCTACCGCTTCGACGACCCGGCCGGCGAGGTGGGCATCGAGACCCTCCTTGTCCGCTACCCCGGCGGCCCGGTCCTGCAGGTGCCGTTGACCTACCGTGCGGCACCGCTCGAAGGTGCCGACGATGCGCTGGTCGGCACGATGCACCACTCCGTGCTGGGCGAGAGGTGGGCGTACGACGGCACGGCGGACCCGGTGTACGTGCAGGCCGTCGTCGCTGCGATCGTCAGGGGCGGCCACCAGGCGGACGAGGTCGTCGAAGCCGACGACGGACGGCTGGTCACGCGCGAGCTGACGACGTTCGCGCACGGGTCCGGCGCTGACGTCGACGTCGCACGGACCACGATCGACGTCCGCCGCGTGCTGACGGACGGCATCGATGCCGAGTCCGAGCGGCCGGCCCTGCGCGGGCGGTGGCCCGGTCAGGACGACGACGTCGTCCTCGTCACCGCCTGAACGCGTCCGGTCAGCCCTGCCCGGAGATGTTCACCATCCACGCGACGCCGAACTTGTCGACGAGCATGCCGAAGGAGTCACCCCACGGGGCCTTCTCCAGGGGAACACTGATCTGCGCGCCGTCAGCGAGCCCGTCCCAGTAGCCGCGCAGCTCCGACTCGTCCTCGCCGCTGAGCGACACGGTCCCGTTGGAGGACGGCTCCCCCATCTCGGGCGGCGTGTCCGCACCCATCAGGACGAGCCCGTTCGCCGTCTCGAGCTGAGCGTGCATGACACCGTCGCTGCGATCGGGATCGGACGTCGCGTCGTACTCGCCGAACGTGCTGACCCTCAGGTCACCGCCGAGCACGGACGCGTAGAACTCCATCGCCTGCCGCGCCTCGTTCTTGAATGACAGGTACGGATTGAGTCGGGTTGTCATCGGATCCTCCGTCGTCTCGTGTGTCATCCCACTGTCGCGCCAGTTGCGACGAGATGCGAGGGGACTTGTCACTCGCGTCCGACGTGCCGACGCAGCCACTCCCCCGTGGCCGCGTCGGCAGGGACGAACGTCTCGATCGCCAGCTCGGACACGGTCACGTCGAGCGGTGTGCCGAACGTCGAGATCACCGACAAGAACGACAGCACGGCATCGTCGACGCGAAGCACCATCGGCACGTAGACGCGCGGGCGTGGGTCCTCGTGCCCGATCTTCGCCCGGGCGACAGGGTAGGCGGCGAGCTCGTCGTGCAGCGCGAACATCTCGTCGTCGCCGCGAGCCTCCGCCCCGCGCAGGAGAGCGGACAGCACAGCGGCGCGCCACTCGACGAGATTGTCGAGGTGCGGCGCGAGACCGTCAGGATGCAGCGTGAGGCGCAGCGCGTTGATGGTGCCCTCGAGCAGCTCGGGAGCGACCAGGGAGGTCAGGAGCGCGACGCCCGCGTTCGAGTCGACCACGTTCCACAGACGATCCACTGCGAGCGCCGGGTTGGGCTCGTGAGCGACGAGGACTTCGCGCACCGCCCGGCGTGCGGACGCGAGCTCGTCGTGCTCCAGCGGACGCTCCGGGTACGCCGGCGCGAAGCCGCCACGGAGCAGGAGCCGGTTCTGCTCGCGCAGCGGGATCGACAGCGCATCAGAGAACCGCTGGATCATCTCGCTGCTCGGCCGAGCCCGGCCGGTCTCCACGAAGCTGATGTGCCGGGTCGAGATCCCCGTCTCGCTGGACAGCGCGAGCTGGCTGTAGCGCCGTCTCGTCCGCCACTCCCGCAGCAGGTCGCCCACCGAGGTGTCATCGGTCTGTGTCGTCGTCACGTGCTCACTCTGGCGCATCAGCCGACGTCCAGCCATGACCTCCGAGGTAATCGACACGCTTCCCTCTGCCCAGTCACGGTGGAGCCACGACCGAGCCGCAGGAGCGGCTCCCGACGGAAGGATCGACCGATGACCGAGCTGACCACGACGGCGTACGAGACCCTGCTCGCGGACTACCTGGCGTTCTGGAACGAGCCGGACGCCGCGGTGCGCGCGACCATCGCCGACCGCACGTTCACACCGGACGTCTCGTACGTGGACCCGCAGGCGGAGGTGTCGGGACGCGCGGCCCTGTCGGACCTCGTCGGCGCCGTCCACCAGCAGCTTCCGGGCATGCGGTTCACGCCCGCGGAGCTGGTGGACGGGCACCACGACGTGCTGCGCTTCGGCTGGAACCTGGGCCCGGAGGGCGCCGAGGACCTGATCGTCGGCGCCGACGTCGCCGTCCTCGCCGCCGAGGGCCGGATGAGCCACGTCGTCGGCTTCCTGGACCGCGTGCCGCAGACCTGAGAGTCCCGCAGGCCTTACGCCGCACCCTCTCCCGCCGTAGCCTGGCGGGAGGGGGTGTGGACATGCACGCGACAGTCGGAGAACGCATCCGCTTCCACGGCCGTACGGTCGGTTCGGCGGACCACAGCGGTGAGATCGTGACGGTGAAGGGTGAGGACGGCCAACCGCCGTACGTCGTCCGGTTCGACGACGGGCACGAGGCCCTCGTCTATCCGGGGGCGGACTGCGAGATCGAGCACGACTCCGCTGGTGACGTCTGAGCGCTGGCCCAGCTCTTCACCGCAGGCGAGGTGATGCAGACCAGCGCGACAGCGCACATGGTCATCCACGCGAGGCCGCGAGCATCGGCGGCACTGACGTCACCGCCGTGGTAGAGCAGGTACACCCATCCGATGCCTGCCATCAGGGTCCAGAACCCCGCGGAGATCGCGAACATCACGCGCGCCCACCGCACGCCGAGCGCCGCGAGCGCGAGCAGCAGCAGGAACGGGGCGCAGGCCTTGTGCTCCTCCTGGAGCAGCCCGACCGCCAGGGTCGAGCAGGTGGCGAGCACGAACAGGCGGACAGTCTCCGCCGGCATCGTACGAGGGCTCTTCACCAGCGAAGGGTACAAGGCCACCGCACGTCAGGCCTCCCGCGGGGCGTACATGATCAGGGCAACACCGACCAGACAGATCAGAGCGCCGGTAACGTCCCACCGGTCGGGTCTGAACCCGTCCATCGCCATGCCCCACAGCAAGGAGCCTGCGACGAAGACACCGCCGTACGCAGCGAGGATCCGTCCGAAGTGGGCGTCCGGCTGCATCGTCGCCACGAACCCGTACGCGCCGAGGGCGAGCACTCCAGCGCCGATCCAGGCCCAGCCACGATGCTCGCGAACGCCCTGCCAGACGAGCCAGGCGCCACCGATCTCGAACAGCGCGGCCACCGCGAACAGGACGATCGAGCGCATCACGGACATCGGTGCTCCTCGCGGGACGTGACGGATCTGGACATTGTTCCAACTCGGACACGGTTGGCGCTCTCGGAGCGCCGCGGTCGGGGACAGGGTGCGGCGGGCGTGCCAGCATCGGCGGGTGCGACACGACAGAGCCTCCGTCGGCCGACGGCGCACGTCGACGAGAACCCCGCCGCGCACGAGGCCGTCCGCGCCACCGCCGACCTGAGGGCGCTCGACCGGCTGACGACCGTCGCCGCTGGTGCCCCGCAGCTGTGGGCGCGGATCACCGACGCGCTGCGTCCGGGCGGCTGCATCGCGGCACGGATCCCCGCCGCCGACGTGTTCCTGCTGCGAGGGTGGACGCGCCTCAGCGAACGCGCCGTGGCCACGGGGGTTCTCGAGGTCGTCGCACGCCGACCATGAAGGGCGGCCTCCGGCTCAGGCGTCCAGCACCCCCGTGCGCCGGACGACCGGGGGCATCGTCGACCACGGGAAGTTGATCCACGCATCCGTCGTCCGCCACGCGAAGTCGGGCTTCATGGTCGAGTGCGGCTTCTCGTAGATGACCGCCGTACGCGCCGTACGGACGTGGTCGGCGCAGAAGTCGTGGACCAGCTCGAGCGTCTTGCCGGTGTCCGCGACGTCGTCCACGATCAGGACGTCGGCCCCGGTCAGGTCGGCTCGGTCGAGGAACGGTGGCAGCATCACCGGCACGTCGAGCCGGGTGTCGACGCCGGTGTAGAACTCGACGCTCATCGTGAAGAGGTTCTTGCAGTCCAGCGCGTACGCCAGGGAACCCGCGGGGATCAGCCCGCCGCGCGCGATCCCGAGCACGATGGTCGGCTCGTAACCACTGTCGGCCACCGCCTGGGCGAGCTCGCGGCTCGCCGTCCCGTACAGCTCCCAGGTGAGGATCTCCCGCTCCGCCATAGGCAGAGCGTAGCCGCGGCCGTCGACCGTGGCCTCCCTGTGCACCGGCGCGGGACGGGAGTTGAATGGCAGCATGCAGATCACGCGATTCGGTCACGCCGCCCTTCTCGTCGAGCACGGCGACCAGAGGGTCCTCATCGACCCGGGCGGCTTCAGCCGTGACGAGACGTTCTCCCTCACGGGTCTCGACGCCATCGTCGTGACCCACCAGCACGCGGACCACGTCGACCGCGACCGCGTCGGCGGGCTCCTCGACGGCAACCCCGCTGCCAGGCTCCTCGCCGACCCGCAGACCGCCGCCGCCCTCGAGGTCGGGGACTGGACCAAGACCGCCGCCGACGTCGCCGTCGAGCTGGGCTCGATCTCCCTCACGGGTGTCGGGTCCCGCCACGCTGTCATCCACCCGGACATGCCGCGCATCGACAACGTCGGTGTGCTCGTCGACGCCGGTGGCCTGAGGCTGTTCCACCCCGGCGACTCGTACGAGACGGTGCCGGACGGTGTCGACGTCCTGGCGGTGCCGCTGAGCGCTCCGTGGGCGAAGGTGAGCGAGACCGTCGACTTCGTCCGGGCCGTGGCGCCGCGGGTCGTCCTGCCGATCCACGACCGCACGATCTCCGACCTGGGCTACCCGATCTACTGGGGACGGGTGAGCGAGCTCGGCGGCGCGGACGAGGCACTGCTGCTCGGCCAGGACGGCTCCGTCACGCTCTGACGTCAGTCGGTCTGACCATCAGGACTCGAGCAGGCCCTCGGCGACGACGGCGTCGATCTCTGCCCGGATGTCGAGCTTGAGCCCGTCGGGGGCGAAGGAGACGTCGACCGCCGTACGGGCGAGGTCGGCGAGATCGACGTAGGTGAGGCCGAAGGCGTCGTGCGCGAGCTGGTACTCGTGCTCGAGGGTCGTGTCGAACATCCCCGGATCGTCGCTGTTGAGCGTCACGACCACGCCTGCCTCCCGAAGCGCGTTGAACGGGTGCTCGTCGATGGACGCGACCGCCCCCGTGCACAGGTTCGAGGTCGGCGAGATCTCGAGCGGGATGCGGCGGTCGGCCAGCTCGGCGACGAGGTCGGGGTCGTCGGCCGCACGGATCCCGTGGCCGATCCGGACGGCACCGAGGACGTCGATCGCGTCGCGGACCGTCTGCGGACCGGTCGTCTCCCCGGCGTGCGGCACGCTCGCGAGCCCGAGCGCTCGTGCCCGCGCGAAGACGTCGGCGAACTGCGGACGTTCCACGCCGACCTCGGGCCCGCCGAGCCCGAAACCCACGGATCCGTCAGGGGCGTACCGCTCGACCCAGTCGATCGTCCGCTCCCCCGACGGCAGCCCGAGCTCGCCGGGGATGTCGAACACCCACGCCAGCTCGATCCCCACCTCACGGGCTCGGGCGCGGCCCGTCAGGAGCGCCTCGGCCAGCTCGTCGGGAGCGATCCCCATGAGCAGCTGGCTGTCAGGCGTCACCGTCAGCTCGGCGTAGCGCACGTTGGTGGCCGCGAGGTCGGCCCCGACCCCGGCGACGAGATCGGCGACGTCCTCGGGCGTCGTGACGAGCTGGTTGGTCTGGATGTAGACCTCGATGAAGTGCGCGAAGTCGCTGAACCGGAAGAACTCCCGGAGTCCGTCGAGCTCCGTCGGCACGCCGATCTCGGGGTGCCGACGTGCGAGCCCGAGAACGGTCTCCGGCGAGGCCGCGCCCAGGAGGTGGACGTGGAGCTCGGCCTTCGGAAGGTCGTGCACGAAGACGTCCACGGGGCGGTCGCGGTTCATCGGCGACACGACGGTGGGGTTGCTCATCGCGCCATTGAACCACCCCGTACGGTGGTGAGGGTCCCTTGCTCGGGTCGGGGGCACGGCGGCGTCACGTGACACGCCGAACACCTTGACCGCGACGATTTATCTCATATGTGAGATACGGTGGAGCCTATGACTGACGACTACCTGACTCGGATCGGGAACCTCATCCGCGATGCCCGCAAGCACCGTGGCCTGACCCAAGCAGAGCTTGCTCAGCTCCTGAAGACCAGCCAGAGCGCCGTGAACCGCATCGAGCAGGGGCAGCAGAACCTCTCCCTCGAGATGCTCGCTCGCGTGGGTGCGGCGCTGGATTCGGAGTTCGTCGCGCTCGGCACCTCCGGCCCGAGCCACCTCCGGGTCGTCGGAGAGACGAAGCTGTCGGGCGCGATCGACGTGAAGTCCTCGAAGAACGCCGGTGTCGCGCTGCTGTGCGCCGCTCTGCTCAACGAGGGGCGCACCACCCTGCGCAAGGTCGCCCGCATCGAGGAGGTCAACCGGCTCCTCGAGGTGCTGGAGTCGATCGGCTTCAAAACCACCTGGATCGGCGACGAGGGCGACCTCGAGCTCGTGCCCCCGGCGACGCTCGACCTCAGCGGCATCGACGAGGAGGCCGCCCGCCGGACCCGCAGCATCATCATGTTCCTCGGCCCGCTGATGCACCGCGAGCAGTCGTTCGACCTGCCGTACGCCGGCGGCTGCGACCTCGGCACGCGCACCGTCGAGCCGCACATGACCGCGCTGCGCCCGTTCGGCCTCGAGGTGAAGGCCACCGAGGGCAGCTACCACGCGATCGTCGACCCCTCCGTCGCGCCGACCCGCCCGATCGTCCTGACCGAGCGCGGCGACACGGTCACCGAGAACGCGCTCCTCGCCGCCGCGCGGCACGAGGGCACGACGGTCATCCGCAACGCCAGCCCCAACTACATGGTCCAGGACCTGTGCTTCTTCCTGGAGAAGCTCGGCGTCCAGATCGAGGGCATCGGCACGACAACGCTGCGGGTGACCGGGCGTTCGCGCATCGACGTCGACGTCGAGTACGCCCCCAGCGAGGACCCGATCGAGGCGATGAGCCTGATCACCGCGGCGATCGTCACGGAGTCCAACATCACCGTGCGCCGGGTGCCGATCGAGTTCATGGAGATCGAGCTGGCACTGCTCGAGGAGATGGGCTTCACGTACGACCGAAGCGACGAGTACCTCGCCGAGAACGGCGAGACCCGGCTGGTCGACATCACGACCTACCCGTCGGTCCTGCACGCTCCGATCGACAAGATCCACCCGATGCCGTTCCCCGGTCTCAACATCGACAACCTGCCGTTCTTCGCCGTCATCGCCGCCAACGCGTCGGGGACCACGCTCCTGCACGACTGGGTGTACGAGAACCGCGCGATCTACCTCACCGAGCTCAACAAGCTCGGCGCGAACGTGAAGCTGCTCGACCCGCACCGTGTCCTGATCGAGGGCCCGACGCGCTGGCGTGCGACCGAGCTGGTGTGCCCGCCGGCGCTGCGACCGGCCGTCGTCATCCTCATCGCGATGCTTGCCGCGAAGGGCACGTCGGTGCTCCGGAGCGTGTACGTCATCAACCGCGGCTACGAGGATCTGGCGACCCGGTTGAATGCGCTGGGGGCCGACATCGAGACGTTCCGCGACATCTGAGGAGTGAGACGGAGGTGTCGGGCGAGGAACGAGCCCGCCGCCGGAGTCGAGCCCCGCAGGATGTCGCGGAAAGAAGAGAGCGACATCTGAGGAGTGAGGTGGAGTGGGACGCGAGGTACGAGCATCCCGCGGAGTCGAGCCCAGCAGGATGTCGCCCTCTCCTCATCCGTCGGTCGCCTTCGTGCGGGCGCGGAGGTGTGCCCGCTCCCCCTGGCGGCCGAAGAGGCTGAGGAACTCGACGGGTTCGTCGCCGATGGCGCCGAACCAGTGCGGCACCCGCGTGTCGAACTCGGCCGCCTCACCGGGACTGAGGACGAAGTCCTGGTCGCCGAGAAGGACGCGGAGCCGGCCGTTGAGGACGTACACCCACTCGTACCCGTCGTGCGTCTTGAGGTCCGGGGTCGTCCGGCTCTCGGGCGCGATGACGAGCTTGTAGGCCTGGATGCCTCCGGCGCGTCGGGTCAGCGGCACCATCGTCATGCCGTTGCGGGTGACGGGCCGCATGTGGATCCGCGGATCTCCGGTCGGCGGTGCGCCGACGAGGTCGTCGAGCGTGACGCCGTACGCACGGGCGAGCGGCAGCAGGAGCTCGAGGGTGGGTCTGCGGCTCCCCGACTCGAGCCGCGACAGGGTGCTGACGGAGATGCCCGTCGTGCTCGACAGGTCGGCGAGGGTCGTCTGGTTCTGCTTGCGGAGGCTGCGGAGCCGCGGTCCGACCGCATCGAGGGTGTCCATGCTAAGCAGTTTGCCACTACAGCAACAATGTTTGCCATCTCGTCGCCTCTCCCCCACCCTCGAGGGAGAGAGGAGAAACGATGCGAGAAGAACTCGAACACAGCTATGACGTCGTGGTGGTTGGAGGTGGCGCCGCCGGGCTCAACGGCGCGCTGATGCTTGCCCGCGCCCGCCGGTCGGTCGTCGTCATCGACGCGGGGTCCCCCCGGAACGCGCCTGCGCACGCGGTCCACGGTCTGCTCGGACGGGAAGGGATCTCCCCGGCCGAGCTGCTTGCCCGAGGGCGTGACGAGGTGCGCCAGTACGGCGGTCACGTCGTCCCCGGCACCGTCGCCGCCGTCAGCCGCGACGTCGACCGGTTCACGGTGGAGCTCGGAGACGGACGTACGCTCGCCGCGCGCAG
Above is a genomic segment from Mumia sp. Pv4-285 containing:
- a CDS encoding helix-turn-helix domain-containing protein; translated protein: MDTLDAVGPRLRSLRKQNQTTLADLSSTTGISVSTLSRLESGSRRPTLELLLPLARAYGVTLDDLVGAPPTGDPRIHMRPVTRNGMTMVPLTRRAGGIQAYKLVIAPESRTTPDLKTHDGYEWVYVLNGRLRVLLGDQDFVLSPGEAAEFDTRVPHWFGAIGDEPVEFLSLFGRQGERAHLRARTKATDG
- a CDS encoding VOC family protein; translation: MTTRLNPYLSFKNEARQAMEFYASVLGGDLRVSTFGEYDATSDPDRSDGVMHAQLETANGLVLMGADTPPEMGEPSSNGTVSLSGEDESELRGYWDGLADGAQISVPLEKAPWGDSFGMLVDKFGVAWMVNISGQG
- a CDS encoding phosphoribosyltransferase; this encodes MAEREILTWELYGTASRELAQAVADSGYEPTIVLGIARGGLIPAGSLAYALDCKNLFTMSVEFYTGVDTRLDVPVMLPPFLDRADLTGADVLIVDDVADTGKTLELVHDFCADHVRTARTAVIYEKPHSTMKPDFAWRTTDAWINFPWSTMPPVVRRTGVLDA
- a CDS encoding sulfite exporter TauE/SafE family protein; this encodes MRSLVLLSIVGLGAQLVDGSLGMAYGVTSTTLLLAIGTNPAAASATVHLAEIGTTLVSGAAHWKFGNVDWKVVAKIGIPGAIGAFAGATFLSSLSTEAAAPLMSMILLALGIYILVRFTASGLPKGNLGKPLRKRFLAPLGLVAGFVDSTGGGGWGPVGTPAILASGRLEPRKTIGSIDTSEFLVAVAASLGFLVGIGSQGVNYTWALALLIGGMIAAPIAAWLVRHIPPRVLGSLVGGLIIITNVRTLLKSDWLGASGDVRSLVYVALAALWIAAVAYSVGQYRKERDEELREAAETPADEPTEDAAAAV
- a CDS encoding YnfA family protein — encoded protein: MSVMRSIVLFAVAALFEIGGAWLVWQGVREHRGWAWIGAGVLALGAYGFVATMQPDAHFGRILAAYGGVFVAGSLLWGMAMDGFRPDRWDVTGALICLVGVALIMYAPREA
- a CDS encoding DUF1918 domain-containing protein; its protein translation is MHATVGERIRFHGRTVGSADHSGEIVTVKGEDGQPPYVVRFDDGHEALVYPGADCEIEHDSAGDV
- a CDS encoding nuclear transport factor 2 family protein is translated as MTELTTTAYETLLADYLAFWNEPDAAVRATIADRTFTPDVSYVDPQAEVSGRAALSDLVGAVHQQLPGMRFTPAELVDGHHDVLRFGWNLGPEGAEDLIVGADVAVLAAEGRMSHVVGFLDRVPQT
- a CDS encoding helix-turn-helix domain-containing protein, producing the protein MTTTQTDDTSVGDLLREWRTRRRYSQLALSSETGISTRHISFVETGRARPSSEMIQRFSDALSIPLREQNRLLLRGGFAPAYPERPLEHDELASARRAVREVLVAHEPNPALAVDRLWNVVDSNAGVALLTSLVAPELLEGTINALRLTLHPDGLAPHLDNLVEWRAAVLSALLRGAEARGDDEMFALHDELAAYPVARAKIGHEDPRPRVYVPMVLRVDDAVLSFLSVISTFGTPLDVTVSELAIETFVPADAATGEWLRRHVGRE
- a CDS encoding TetR/AcrR family transcriptional regulator, coding for MGDARSTMVAGAASMIGQRGVGATSVRELAKHTGAPLGSTYHYFPGGKEQLVTEAVEWTSGRIETLLTRSTSALDAFDAFVESWRRLLKSTDFHASCPVLAVATEAPELGESGESVASQAFARWHGLIAGRLEGDGVDAEESRALAWTIIAGAEGAVVVARSQRSTEPLDAVAERLRSVVADAVDGAQ
- the add gene encoding adenosine deaminase, producing the protein MSNPTVVSPMNRDRPVDVFVHDLPKAELHVHLLGAASPETVLGLARRHPEIGVPTELDGLREFFRFSDFAHFIEVYIQTNQLVTTPEDVADLVAGVGADLAATNVRYAELTVTPDSQLLMGIAPDELAEALLTGRARAREVGIELAWVFDIPGELGLPSGERTIDWVERYAPDGSVGFGLGGPEVGVERPQFADVFARARALGLASVPHAGETTGPQTVRDAIDVLGAVRIGHGIRAADDPDLVAELADRRIPLEISPTSNLCTGAVASIDEHPFNALREAGVVVTLNSDDPGMFDTTLEHEYQLAHDAFGLTYVDLADLARTAVDVSFAPDGLKLDIRAEIDAVVAEGLLES
- a CDS encoding CG0192-related protein; protein product: MALIHRAELVPGKLDILSTWLPSQAWFPGGADGELERVGAYRFDDPAGEVGIETLLVRYPGGPVLQVPLTYRAAPLEGADDALVGTMHHSVLGERWAYDGTADPVYVQAVVAAIVRGGHQADEVVEADDGRLVTRELTTFAHGSGADVDVARTTIDVRRVLTDGIDAESERPALRGRWPGQDDDVVLVTA
- a CDS encoding DUF1990 family protein → MRRRPLDVSCWADRDLSYAEIGATADASPTARLTPGYHRVDETRVVGVGATLFDAAAGRLMDLAMHRGTGNEVVASAVPVELGTVIVQRLRLGPLRFVAPCRVVDLVDEPSRRGFAYGTLEGHPESGEERFEVAIDANGRVTLRIAAFSRQGRWFTRLAPGLARVVQGWMTDRYFRAMQEL
- a CDS encoding MBL fold metallo-hydrolase codes for the protein MQITRFGHAALLVEHGDQRVLIDPGGFSRDETFSLTGLDAIVVTHQHADHVDRDRVGGLLDGNPAARLLADPQTAAALEVGDWTKTAADVAVELGSISLTGVGSRHAVIHPDMPRIDNVGVLVDAGGLRLFHPGDSYETVPDGVDVLAVPLSAPWAKVSETVDFVRAVAPRVVLPIHDRTISDLGYPIYWGRVSELGGADEALLLGQDGSVTL
- a CDS encoding alpha/beta fold hydrolase, whose amino-acid sequence is MTIVLDELEIPTSDGRTLGGCWFEPEGRPRGVVVLAPAMATEATYYRHLAAWLRDRGIAVLLFDYTGYGWSSSGSLSDVDADAMRWMLDARDAASYALERADGLPTTWVGHSLGGQALGLVPHERFSGAVLVSSGTGTWRFNAPRVRWQAPFLWKALAPAAIAVAGYFPGKRIGVLGDLPPQVMRQWGRWCMNRDYLWTEFPELTTAYEEVSTPTVSLSFTDDELLGERSFRDLAERLPNAVVEVVRVDPGDHGLSSIGHHGFFRKERADLWESLLLPHLATRPS
- a CDS encoding helix-turn-helix domain-containing protein — protein: MTDDYLTRIGNLIRDARKHRGLTQAELAQLLKTSQSAVNRIEQGQQNLSLEMLARVGAALDSEFVALGTSGPSHLRVVGETKLSGAIDVKSSKNAGVALLCAALLNEGRTTLRKVARIEEVNRLLEVLESIGFKTTWIGDEGDLELVPPATLDLSGIDEEAARRTRSIIMFLGPLMHREQSFDLPYAGGCDLGTRTVEPHMTALRPFGLEVKATEGSYHAIVDPSVAPTRPIVLTERGDTVTENALLAAARHEGTTVIRNASPNYMVQDLCFFLEKLGVQIEGIGTTTLRVTGRSRIDVDVEYAPSEDPIEAMSLITAAIVTESNITVRRVPIEFMEIELALLEEMGFTYDRSDEYLAENGETRLVDITTYPSVLHAPIDKIHPMPFPGLNIDNLPFFAVIAANASGTTLLHDWVYENRAIYLTELNKLGANVKLLDPHRVLIEGPTRWRATELVCPPALRPAVVILIAMLAAKGTSVLRSVYVINRGYEDLATRLNALGADIETFRDI